One genomic region from Rattus norvegicus strain BN/NHsdMcwi chromosome 10, GRCr8, whole genome shotgun sequence encodes:
- the Spem2 gene encoding uncharacterized protein SPEM2 isoform X3, with the protein MRRLPKRVEAKSELRLQGFGPHYSQSRICGNVEAEQWASSPPPPRRLLPNPSWVTVGYSPFPSGGHIPYDARDQWRRGTEGCEPPPAFVSRNLRSDAQGYRDHSSSQAHRQNFPSYTHSQPNHSPPQSVGYSSRESHEVRRRAPDWSEAFPSRHPLTTSTSLTALGEASYQRAPTASSGLVIPHSSQRLAEGQISDPTPPATTFVPLSRNPGGNANYQVYDSLELKRQVQENRGRASSLPPPSTSASRPSLHRSRTGKLN; encoded by the coding sequence ATGCGCCGTCTGCCTAAGCGAGTAGAAGCCAAATCAGAACTGAGGCTACAGGGCTTCGGTCCTCATTATTCACAGTCCCGGATTTGTGGTAATGTGGAAGCTGAGCAGTGGGCTTCATCACCACCTCCTCCCCGCCGGCTGCTTCCTAACCCCTCCTGGGTCACTGTGGGTTATAGCCCTTTCCCTTCAGGGGGCCACATACCTTATGATGCCAGGGATCAGTGGAGGCGTGGGACCGAAGGCTGTGAGCCGCCACCTGCCTTTGTATCCAGGAACCTCAGGTCAGATGCCCAAGGCTACCGGGACCACAGCTCCTCACAGGCCCACCGGCAGAATTTTCCTAGCTATACCCACAGCCAACCCAACCACAGCCCACCACAGTCCGTGGGTTATAGCTCCCGGGAATCTCACGAAGTCCGCAGGCGGGCCCCTGACTGGAGTGAGGCTTTCCCCTCTCGTCATCCTCTGACCACCTCTACCTCCCTCACTGCATTGGGTGAGGCTTCATACCAAAGGGCCCCAACTGCCAGCTCGGGCCTGGTGATCCCTCACTCCTCCCAGCGCTTGGCAGAAGGCCAGATTTCAGATCCAACCCCACCTGCAACCACCTTTGTACCACTCAGTCGGAATCCAGGTGGCAATGCCAACTACCAGGTGTATGACAGCCTGGAGCTGAAGAGGCAGGTGCAGGAGAACAGAGGGAGGGCCAGCTCACTGCCACCACCCTCCACCTCAGCTTCAAGGCCCTCTCTGCATAGAAGCCGGACAGGGAAACTTAACTGA
- the Spem2 gene encoding uncharacterized protein SPEM2 isoform X4 produces the protein MENQLWQSTLGCCSQYQESPQDAENILFLLLGLIILVNISINVTTVIWHGLQNAIDKMFSRMHQKTAEVQVTECPPKEPQPANVQDVHIHCVLDPVQVKMAQPTQCSSSSTHYFRKHSNDRRSRRRYCYPRGSLQIRQSNQQQSCHSRQQRLRNNRQFSHGYPPFRKQRQSHKASQTRPMPFFDLEDRDSLLEDDQSCPHPKQPRRSRGGLYKPRCAVCLSE, from the exons ATGGAAAACCAGTTGTGGCAGAGCACCCTGGGGTGCTGCAGTCAATACCAAGAAAGCCCCCAGGATGCGGAGAACATCCTATTCCTGCTTCTGGGCCTCATCATTCTTGTCAACATCAGCATCAATGTGACAACTGTG ATATGGCATGGGCTCCAGAATGCCATAGACAAGATGTTCAGTCGGATGCATCAGAAGA CAGCTGAAGTCCAGGTTACAGAGTGTCCCCCCAAAGAGCCCCAACCAGCCAACGTCCAGGATGTCCACATCCACTGTGTCCTGGACCCTGTACAAGTGAAGATGGCCCAACCCACacagtgttcctcttcctctacaCACTATTTCCGGAAGCACTCTAATGACAGGCGCAGCCGCAGGCGCTACTGTTACCCACGGGGCAGCCTCCAGATCCGCCAAAGCAACCAGCAACAGAGCTGCCACAGCCGTCAGCAGAGACTTCGGAACAACAGGCAATTCTCCCATGGCTACCCACCCTTCCGTAAACAGCGTCAAAGCCACAAGGCGTCACAGACGAGGCCAATGCCCTTCTTTGATCTGGAAGACCGGGATTCCCTTCTGGAGGATGATCAGTCCTGCCCTCATCCCAAGCAACCCCGTAGGAGCCGGGGTGGTTTGTATAAGCCA AGATGCGCCGTCTGCCTAAGCGAGTAG
- the Spem3 gene encoding uncharacterized protein SPEM3, whose product MGERTYHGAHSCSGTNLRKCQDLGDSILLILGSFILLNVGINVVTLLWKHLKNSLRILFHHYFPKDTKNLCSKIPARFHHRPGFLPAHVNHLDSWIPDTNDENISTCCWMPPQCGHGRAPQEAPWELWKEGLMGAGEAPQAVAMKTQASSFSRPEISPQIPKTSKLNMVLPSSPQDNKTKAPLDSQPHAPAQALTYTSTNTHEHPSTQSQTQTSEHSETRAQGVKHTPPSRAPDYIPARSEVPKPANALSSTSSRQPAPTPPYPSIHVPPHSQSHILGQAQAHILPSSSLQVPAPIPAQGLGHSPKQNSVHSSPQAPAKSPAYTSFQSKGHEPVPIPVHTLTHSQADVPKETTSQVLAHSQIHSYARTSVPNPTSASVPSPTFTPATCVLTPVPTCAPAPTLALSMTMTTTQAPAQVPTTTSTPILSSVPSMVATFGSNSSTGHMVYDARGVKQSTVLKHSSQDSRYFRKDLNILSRSQEVTTLVNSGSAEQRPKQYSGSSAEPPSGPMLGYLELGNMEWKISDNVKDKFSKPKTFPYNSVHPCCSERKTEEAQAPLYHQFLVYAQDDTPSKPCLHSPSTTQSTLPTIPPPCTLSLPLVSPRTFTVSQANYQKPSNLTQAPSFLSTPNSPQTGSSSHFSMPSQFSTISQSLIQPPNPENQNLNQGLGLQKTPPSLAKDSGVPKNTGFTQDPGLQKNPSLTRDPGLHKNPSLIPNPGFQKNPGLTQDPGLCKNPSLTPNPGFQKNPGLTQDPGLHKNPGLTLTPSINKNLGFYKFPDHTQDLYLCMNPNSSQDSCLQKNLDVSQDSGLRSPAAVQDAGVLRNRPALGVIQHSSPHKNVLFNETSGQRTLSFMQDSLVYRNAPSNQDTVIDKNKDPSPETIYKKPDPCRDSGGNNATGNVQHPGVCRNVGLTQDSRPQKSQCHTEDSDVNKGPGLTKESGPHKNLDLVQTSCLHKSSGLTQDSGDYKNLGLLQDSGTCRASDLLQDSDSYKSSSLINTTEPEKRSDLNQDVSIYSSEHSQSSIPQECPETDQDPCPHRDPALGRGSGFKPPGLTQQASPCKDSSLILDPGLTKRLSYVPSTDSVQISGSLPTVMLTPSPVKPFVCKMASQKDNTGQHLSWTPVPVSQNSCPPKAQVVPTDLKSFSEVPVLIELQPPSRRLDSQDWAYPVDTVPPAFQKYRQMSMPPKINWKPHCPGPGTRSGHVVFDSRQKPLVTGREKCEALTSRRFRQETPRNSEETQKEWGYENVMRTLNKDGTNTHRE is encoded by the exons ATGGGTGAACGAACCTACCACGGAGCCCATTCCTGTTCTGGCACCAACCTCAGGAAATGCCAGGATTTAGGAGATTCAATTCTTCTGATTCTGGGCAGCTTCATCTTGCTCAACGTGGGAATCAATGTGGTGACTCTG CTCTGGAAGCATCTGAAGAACTCCTTGAGGATTCTTTTCCATCACTATTTCCCCAAAG ATACCAAGAACCTGTGTTCGAAAATCCCTGCCCGATTCCACCACCGTCCCGGTTTCCTACCTGCGCACGTCAATCACCTTGACTCTTGGATACCAGACACAAATGATGAGAACATTTCTACGTGCTGCTGGATGCCACCCCAGTGTGGACACGGCAGAGCTCCCCAAGAAGCTCCATGGGAACTGTGGAAAGAAGGACTGATGGGAGCTGGAGAAGCCCCTCAGGCTGTAGCCATGAAGACTCAAGCTTCTTCCTTTTCCAGGCCAGAGATTTCTCCACAAATTCCAAAGACAAGCAAGCTGAACATGGTTCTACCATCTTCACCCCAAGACAACAAGACTAAGGCACCACTTGACAGCCAACCCCATGCTCCGGCCCAGGCTCTAACCTATACCTCAACCAACACCCATGAGCACCCCTCCACCCAGTCCCAGACTCAGACCTCAGAGCACTCTGAAACCAGGGCACAGGGTGTTAAGCATACACCACCATCCCGGGCACCTGACTATATCCCAGCCCGCAGTGAAGTCCCCAAACCAGCCAATGCTCTATCCTCAACCTCATCCCGTCaaccagcccccaccccaccctatcCCTCCATCCATGTCCCACCTCATAGTCAATCCCATATCTTGGGTCAGGCCCAGGCCCACATCCTGCCCTCTAGCTCACTCCAGGTTCCAGCCCCAATCCCAGCCCAGGGCTTAGGCCACAGCCCTAAGCAAAACTCAGTACATTCATCACCTCAAGCCCCAGCCAAGTCTCCTGCATACACTTCCTTCCAATCCAAAGGCCACGAACCAGTCCCAATCCCAGTACACACCTTGACCCACTCCCAAGCTGATGTCCCTAAAGAGACAACGTCTCAAGTCTTAGCACATTCTCAGATTCATTCGTATGCCCGTACCTCAGTGCCCAACCCAACCTCTGCCTCAGTCCCTTCCCCAACCTTTACCCCAGCCACTTGTGTCCTTACCCCTGTCCCAACCTGTGCCCCAGCCCCTACCCTAGCACTGTCCATGACCATGACCACTACTCAAGCGCCTGCTCAAGTTCCTACCACCACCTCTACCCCAATCCTGTCTTCTGTTCCTTCTATGGTGGCGACTTTCGGTTCCAACTCTTCTACTGGCCATATGGTCTATGATGCCCGAGGAGTGAAGCAGAGCACTGTCCTTAAACACAGCTCCCAGGACTCGAGGTATTTCAGGAAGGACTTGAACATCCTCTCCAGATCTCAAGAGGTGACGACCCTGGTAAATTCTGGTTCTGCTGAGCAAAGACCAAAGCAGTACAGTGGGAGCAGTGCTGAGCCTCCATCCGGGCCTATGCTGGGCTACCTGGAGTTGGGGAACATGGAATGGAAGATCTCAGATAATGTAAAAGATAAGTTTTCCAAGCCCAAGACCTTCCCTTACAACAGCGTTCATCCTTGCTGTTCTGAGAGGAAAACTGAGGAAGCCCAGGCTCCACTCTACCACCAGTTCCTGGTCTATGCCCAGGACGATACTCCCTCGAAACCCTGCCTTCACTCTCCCAGCACTACTCAGAGCACACTGCCCACCATCCCCCCGCCGTGCACTCTCTCTCTGCCGCTTGTTTCTCCCAGAACATTCACTGTTTCTCAGGCTAACTATCAGAAGCCCTCCAATTTAACACAagccccctcctttctctctactCCCAATTCTCCTCAGACGGGCTCCTCTTCCCACTTCTCTATGCCTTCTCAGTTCTCCACCATTTCTCAGTCCTTAATCCAACCTCCAAACCCTGAGAATCAAAACCTTAACCAAGGCCTTGGCCTTCAAAAGACTCCACCATCCCTTGCCAAGGATTCTGGAGTTCCCAAGAACACAGGCTTTACACAAGATCCAGGACTCCAGAAAAACCCGAGCCTTACCCGAGATCCAGGCCTCCACAAGAACCCAAGCCTTATCCCAAATCCAGGATTCCAGAAGAACCCAGGCCTTACCCAAGATCCAGGCCTCTGCAAGAACCCAAGCCTTACCCCAAATCCAGGATTCCAGAAGAACCCAGGCCTTACCCAAGATCCAGGCCTCCACAAGAACCCGGGTCTTACCCTGACCCCAAGCATCAACAAGAATTTGGGTTTCTACAAATTTCCAGACCATACTCAAGATCTTTACCTCTGCATGAATCCAAACAGTTCTCAAGACTCTTGCCTTCAGAAGAATCTGGATGTCTCTCAGGACTCTGGCCTAAGGAGTCCAGCTGCCGTTCAAGATGCTGGTGTCCTTAGGAACCGTCCAGCCTTGGGTGTCATCCAACACTCTAGTCCCcacaagaatgtattatttaatgaaacatCTGGCCAGAGGACTTTGAGCTTTATGCAAGACTCTCTGGTCTATAGGAATGCTCCATCAAACCAAGATACTGTAATCGACAAAAATAAAGACCCCTCCCCAGAGACCATCTATAAGAAGCCAGACCCCTGTCGAGATTCTGGAGGTAATAATGCTACAGGAAATGTACAACACCCAGGAGTCTGCAGGAATGTAGGCCTTACCCAAGACTCTAGACCACAGAAGAGCCAGTGCCATACGGAAGATTCTGATGTTAACAAAGGCCCAGGACTTACCAAGGAATCTGGTCCCCATAAAAACCTAGATCTTGTTCAAACTTCTTGCCTCCATAAGAGCTCTGGTCTCACACAAGACTCAGGAGACTACAAGAATCTAGGCCTTCTCCAAGATTCTGGAACCTGTAGAGCCTCAGATCTTCTCCAAGACTCTGACTCCTACAAGAGCAGTAGTCTCATCAATACCACTGAACCTGAAAAAAGATCAGACCTTAACCAAGATGTCAGCATTTACAGTTCAGAACATAGCCAAAGCTCTATCCCTCAGGAATGCCCAGAAACGGATCAAGATCCCTGTCCTCATCGGGACCCAGCACTCGGCCGGGGCTCCGGCTTCAAGCCTCCAGGCCTTACCCAGCAAGCTAGCCCCTGCAAGGACTCAAGCCTTATCCTAGACCCTGGCCTCACTAAAAGACTAAGCTATGTTCCAAGTACAGATTCTGTCCAAATCTCAGGCTCACTTCCGACAGTAATGCTAACACCTTCCCCAGTGAAACCTTTCGTATGCAAGATGGCGTCTCAAAAGGACAATACTGGGCAGCACTTATCCTGGACTCCTGTCCCTGTCAGTCAAAACTCCTGCCCTCCCAAGGCCCAGGTGGTCCCCACGGACCTGAAATCTTTTTCAGAGGTACCTGTTCTGATTGAGCTACAACCACCCTCCCGGCGGTTAGACAGCCAAGACTGGGCATACCCTGTAGATACAGTTCCTCCAGCTTTCCAGAAATATCGCCAGATGTCTATGCCTCCCAAAATCAACTGGAAGCCCCATTGCCCTGGACCAGGCACCCGGTCAGGTCATGTGGTCTTTGATTCCCGCCAGAAACCGTTAGTAACTGGCAGGGAAAAGTGTGAAGCTCTAACTTCCAGGCGTTTTCGTCAAGAGACACCCAGAAACTCAGAGGAGACCCAGAAGGAGTGGGGATATGAAAATGTGATGAGGACCTTGAACAAAGATGGGACAAATACTCATCGGGAATAA
- the Spem2 gene encoding uncharacterized protein SPEM2 isoform X5, with product MENQLWQSTLGCCSQYQESPQDAENILFLLLGLIILVNISINVTTVIWHGLQNAIDKMFSRMHQKTEVQVTECPPKEPQPANVQDVHIHCVLDPVQVKMAQPTQCSSSSTHYFRKHSNDRRSRRRYCYPRGSLQIRQSNQQQSCHSRQQRLRNNRQFSHGYPPFRKQRQSHKASQTRPMPFFDLEDRDSLLEDDQSCPHPKQPRRSRGGLYKPRCAVCLSE from the exons ATGGAAAACCAGTTGTGGCAGAGCACCCTGGGGTGCTGCAGTCAATACCAAGAAAGCCCCCAGGATGCGGAGAACATCCTATTCCTGCTTCTGGGCCTCATCATTCTTGTCAACATCAGCATCAATGTGACAACTGTG ATATGGCATGGGCTCCAGAATGCCATAGACAAGATGTTCAGTCGGATGCATCAGAAGA CTGAAGTCCAGGTTACAGAGTGTCCCCCCAAAGAGCCCCAACCAGCCAACGTCCAGGATGTCCACATCCACTGTGTCCTGGACCCTGTACAAGTGAAGATGGCCCAACCCACacagtgttcctcttcctctacaCACTATTTCCGGAAGCACTCTAATGACAGGCGCAGCCGCAGGCGCTACTGTTACCCACGGGGCAGCCTCCAGATCCGCCAAAGCAACCAGCAACAGAGCTGCCACAGCCGTCAGCAGAGACTTCGGAACAACAGGCAATTCTCCCATGGCTACCCACCCTTCCGTAAACAGCGTCAAAGCCACAAGGCGTCACAGACGAGGCCAATGCCCTTCTTTGATCTGGAAGACCGGGATTCCCTTCTGGAGGATGATCAGTCCTGCCCTCATCCCAAGCAACCCCGTAGGAGCCGGGGTGGTTTGTATAAGCCA AGATGCGCCGTCTGCCTAAGCGAGTAG
- the Spem2 gene encoding uncharacterized protein SPEM2 produces the protein MENQLWQSTLGCCSQYQESPQDAENILFLLLGLIILVNISINVTTVIWHGLQNAIDKMFSRMHQKTAEVQVTECPPKEPQPANVQDVHIHCVLDPVQVKMAQPTQCSSSSTHYFRKHSNDRRSRRRYCYPRGSLQIRQSNQQQSCHSRQQRLRNNRQFSHGYPPFRKQRQSHKASQTRPMPFFDLEDRDSLLEDDQSCPHPKQPRRSRGGLYKPVRLASNAGLWGRQGGILASLPLPSLYLSPEMRRLPKRVEAKSELRLQGFGPHYSQSRICGNVEAEQWASSPPPPRRLLPNPSWVTVGYSPFPSGGHIPYDARDQWRRGTEGCEPPPAFVSRNLRSDAQGYRDHSSSQAHRQNFPSYTHSQPNHSPPQSVGYSSRESHEVRRRAPDWSEAFPSRHPLTTSTSLTALGEASYQRAPTASSGLVIPHSSQRLAEGQISDPTPPATTFVPLSRNPGGNANYQVYDSLELKRQVQENRGRASSLPPPSTSASRPSLHRSRTGKLN, from the exons ATGGAAAACCAGTTGTGGCAGAGCACCCTGGGGTGCTGCAGTCAATACCAAGAAAGCCCCCAGGATGCGGAGAACATCCTATTCCTGCTTCTGGGCCTCATCATTCTTGTCAACATCAGCATCAATGTGACAACTGTG ATATGGCATGGGCTCCAGAATGCCATAGACAAGATGTTCAGTCGGATGCATCAGAAGA CAGCTGAAGTCCAGGTTACAGAGTGTCCCCCCAAAGAGCCCCAACCAGCCAACGTCCAGGATGTCCACATCCACTGTGTCCTGGACCCTGTACAAGTGAAGATGGCCCAACCCACacagtgttcctcttcctctacaCACTATTTCCGGAAGCACTCTAATGACAGGCGCAGCCGCAGGCGCTACTGTTACCCACGGGGCAGCCTCCAGATCCGCCAAAGCAACCAGCAACAGAGCTGCCACAGCCGTCAGCAGAGACTTCGGAACAACAGGCAATTCTCCCATGGCTACCCACCCTTCCGTAAACAGCGTCAAAGCCACAAGGCGTCACAGACGAGGCCAATGCCCTTCTTTGATCTGGAAGACCGGGATTCCCTTCTGGAGGATGATCAGTCCTGCCCTCATCCCAAGCAACCCCGTAGGAGCCGGGGTGGTTTGTATAAGCCAGTACGTCTGGCCTCCAATGCGGGACTGTGGGGTCGCCAGGGTGGAATCCTCGCCAGCCTCCCACTACCCTCCCTCTACTTGTCACCAGAGATGCGCCGTCTGCCTAAGCGAGTAGAAGCCAAATCAGAACTGAGGCTACAGGGCTTCGGTCCTCATTATTCACAGTCCCGGATTTGTGGTAATGTGGAAGCTGAGCAGTGGGCTTCATCACCACCTCCTCCCCGCCGGCTGCTTCCTAACCCCTCCTGGGTCACTGTGGGTTATAGCCCTTTCCCTTCAGGGGGCCACATACCTTATGATGCCAGGGATCAGTGGAGGCGTGGGACCGAAGGCTGTGAGCCGCCACCTGCCTTTGTATCCAGGAACCTCAGGTCAGATGCCCAAGGCTACCGGGACCACAGCTCCTCACAGGCCCACCGGCAGAATTTTCCTAGCTATACCCACAGCCAACCCAACCACAGCCCACCACAGTCCGTGGGTTATAGCTCCCGGGAATCTCACGAAGTCCGCAGGCGGGCCCCTGACTGGAGTGAGGCTTTCCCCTCTCGTCATCCTCTGACCACCTCTACCTCCCTCACTGCATTGGGTGAGGCTTCATACCAAAGGGCCCCAACTGCCAGCTCGGGCCTGGTGATCCCTCACTCCTCCCAGCGCTTGGCAGAAGGCCAGATTTCAGATCCAACCCCACCTGCAACCACCTTTGTACCACTCAGTCGGAATCCAGGTGGCAATGCCAACTACCAGGTGTATGACAGCCTGGAGCTGAAGAGGCAGGTGCAGGAGAACAGAGGGAGGGCCAGCTCACTGCCACCACCCTCCACCTCAGCTTCAAGGCCCTCTCTGCATAGAAGCCGGACAGGGAAACTTAACTGA
- the Spem2 gene encoding uncharacterized protein SPEM2 isoform X2: protein MENQLWQSTLGCCSQYQESPQDAENILFLLLGLIILVNISINVTTVIWHGLQNAIDKMFSRMHQKTAEVQVTECPPKEPQPANVQDVHIHCVLDPVQVKMAQPTQCSSSSTHYFRKHSNDRRSRRRYCYPRGSLQIRQSNQQQSCHSRQQRLRNNRQFSHGYPPFRKQRQSHKASQTRPMPFFDLEDRDSLLEDDQSCPHPKQPRRSRGGLYKPVRLASNAGLWGRQGGILASLPLPSLYLSPEMRRLPKRVEAKSELRLQGFGPHYSQSRICGGHIPYDARDQWRRGTEGCEPPPAFVSRNLRSDAQGYRDHSSSQAHRQNFPSYTHSQPNHSPPQSVGYSSRESHEVRRRAPDWSEAFPSRHPLTTSTSLTALGEASYQRAPTASSGLVIPHSSQRLAEGQISDPTPPATTFVPLSRNPGGNANYQVYDSLELKRQVQENRGRASSLPPPSTSASRPSLHRSRTGKLN, encoded by the exons ATGGAAAACCAGTTGTGGCAGAGCACCCTGGGGTGCTGCAGTCAATACCAAGAAAGCCCCCAGGATGCGGAGAACATCCTATTCCTGCTTCTGGGCCTCATCATTCTTGTCAACATCAGCATCAATGTGACAACTGTG ATATGGCATGGGCTCCAGAATGCCATAGACAAGATGTTCAGTCGGATGCATCAGAAGA CAGCTGAAGTCCAGGTTACAGAGTGTCCCCCCAAAGAGCCCCAACCAGCCAACGTCCAGGATGTCCACATCCACTGTGTCCTGGACCCTGTACAAGTGAAGATGGCCCAACCCACacagtgttcctcttcctctacaCACTATTTCCGGAAGCACTCTAATGACAGGCGCAGCCGCAGGCGCTACTGTTACCCACGGGGCAGCCTCCAGATCCGCCAAAGCAACCAGCAACAGAGCTGCCACAGCCGTCAGCAGAGACTTCGGAACAACAGGCAATTCTCCCATGGCTACCCACCCTTCCGTAAACAGCGTCAAAGCCACAAGGCGTCACAGACGAGGCCAATGCCCTTCTTTGATCTGGAAGACCGGGATTCCCTTCTGGAGGATGATCAGTCCTGCCCTCATCCCAAGCAACCCCGTAGGAGCCGGGGTGGTTTGTATAAGCCAGTACGTCTGGCCTCCAATGCGGGACTGTGGGGTCGCCAGGGTGGAATCCTCGCCAGCCTCCCACTACCCTCCCTCTACTTGTCACCAGAGATGCGCCGTCTGCCTAAGCGAGTAGAAGCCAAATCAGAACTGAGGCTACAGGGCTTCGGTCCTCATTATTCACAGTCCCGGATTTGTG GGGGCCACATACCTTATGATGCCAGGGATCAGTGGAGGCGTGGGACCGAAGGCTGTGAGCCGCCACCTGCCTTTGTATCCAGGAACCTCAGGTCAGATGCCCAAGGCTACCGGGACCACAGCTCCTCACAGGCCCACCGGCAGAATTTTCCTAGCTATACCCACAGCCAACCCAACCACAGCCCACCACAGTCCGTGGGTTATAGCTCCCGGGAATCTCACGAAGTCCGCAGGCGGGCCCCTGACTGGAGTGAGGCTTTCCCCTCTCGTCATCCTCTGACCACCTCTACCTCCCTCACTGCATTGGGTGAGGCTTCATACCAAAGGGCCCCAACTGCCAGCTCGGGCCTGGTGATCCCTCACTCCTCCCAGCGCTTGGCAGAAGGCCAGATTTCAGATCCAACCCCACCTGCAACCACCTTTGTACCACTCAGTCGGAATCCAGGTGGCAATGCCAACTACCAGGTGTATGACAGCCTGGAGCTGAAGAGGCAGGTGCAGGAGAACAGAGGGAGGGCCAGCTCACTGCCACCACCCTCCACCTCAGCTTCAAGGCCCTCTCTGCATAGAAGCCGGACAGGGAAACTTAACTGA
- the Spem2 gene encoding uncharacterized protein SPEM2 isoform X1 has protein sequence MENQLWQSTLGCCSQYQESPQDAENILFLLLGLIILVNISINVTTVIWHGLQNAIDKMFSRMHQKTEVQVTECPPKEPQPANVQDVHIHCVLDPVQVKMAQPTQCSSSSTHYFRKHSNDRRSRRRYCYPRGSLQIRQSNQQQSCHSRQQRLRNNRQFSHGYPPFRKQRQSHKASQTRPMPFFDLEDRDSLLEDDQSCPHPKQPRRSRGGLYKPVRLASNAGLWGRQGGILASLPLPSLYLSPEMRRLPKRVEAKSELRLQGFGPHYSQSRICGNVEAEQWASSPPPPRRLLPNPSWVTVGYSPFPSGGHIPYDARDQWRRGTEGCEPPPAFVSRNLRSDAQGYRDHSSSQAHRQNFPSYTHSQPNHSPPQSVGYSSRESHEVRRRAPDWSEAFPSRHPLTTSTSLTALGEASYQRAPTASSGLVIPHSSQRLAEGQISDPTPPATTFVPLSRNPGGNANYQVYDSLELKRQVQENRGRASSLPPPSTSASRPSLHRSRTGKLN, from the exons ATGGAAAACCAGTTGTGGCAGAGCACCCTGGGGTGCTGCAGTCAATACCAAGAAAGCCCCCAGGATGCGGAGAACATCCTATTCCTGCTTCTGGGCCTCATCATTCTTGTCAACATCAGCATCAATGTGACAACTGTG ATATGGCATGGGCTCCAGAATGCCATAGACAAGATGTTCAGTCGGATGCATCAGAAGA CTGAAGTCCAGGTTACAGAGTGTCCCCCCAAAGAGCCCCAACCAGCCAACGTCCAGGATGTCCACATCCACTGTGTCCTGGACCCTGTACAAGTGAAGATGGCCCAACCCACacagtgttcctcttcctctacaCACTATTTCCGGAAGCACTCTAATGACAGGCGCAGCCGCAGGCGCTACTGTTACCCACGGGGCAGCCTCCAGATCCGCCAAAGCAACCAGCAACAGAGCTGCCACAGCCGTCAGCAGAGACTTCGGAACAACAGGCAATTCTCCCATGGCTACCCACCCTTCCGTAAACAGCGTCAAAGCCACAAGGCGTCACAGACGAGGCCAATGCCCTTCTTTGATCTGGAAGACCGGGATTCCCTTCTGGAGGATGATCAGTCCTGCCCTCATCCCAAGCAACCCCGTAGGAGCCGGGGTGGTTTGTATAAGCCAGTACGTCTGGCCTCCAATGCGGGACTGTGGGGTCGCCAGGGTGGAATCCTCGCCAGCCTCCCACTACCCTCCCTCTACTTGTCACCAGAGATGCGCCGTCTGCCTAAGCGAGTAGAAGCCAAATCAGAACTGAGGCTACAGGGCTTCGGTCCTCATTATTCACAGTCCCGGATTTGTGGTAATGTGGAAGCTGAGCAGTGGGCTTCATCACCACCTCCTCCCCGCCGGCTGCTTCCTAACCCCTCCTGGGTCACTGTGGGTTATAGCCCTTTCCCTTCAGGGGGCCACATACCTTATGATGCCAGGGATCAGTGGAGGCGTGGGACCGAAGGCTGTGAGCCGCCACCTGCCTTTGTATCCAGGAACCTCAGGTCAGATGCCCAAGGCTACCGGGACCACAGCTCCTCACAGGCCCACCGGCAGAATTTTCCTAGCTATACCCACAGCCAACCCAACCACAGCCCACCACAGTCCGTGGGTTATAGCTCCCGGGAATCTCACGAAGTCCGCAGGCGGGCCCCTGACTGGAGTGAGGCTTTCCCCTCTCGTCATCCTCTGACCACCTCTACCTCCCTCACTGCATTGGGTGAGGCTTCATACCAAAGGGCCCCAACTGCCAGCTCGGGCCTGGTGATCCCTCACTCCTCCCAGCGCTTGGCAGAAGGCCAGATTTCAGATCCAACCCCACCTGCAACCACCTTTGTACCACTCAGTCGGAATCCAGGTGGCAATGCCAACTACCAGGTGTATGACAGCCTGGAGCTGAAGAGGCAGGTGCAGGAGAACAGAGGGAGGGCCAGCTCACTGCCACCACCCTCCACCTCAGCTTCAAGGCCCTCTCTGCATAGAAGCCGGACAGGGAAACTTAACTGA